From a single Serratia surfactantfaciens genomic region:
- the sapB gene encoding putrescine export ABC transporter permease SapB, with the protein MIIFTLRRILLLLITLFFLTLVSFSLSYFTPRAPLNGAALLDAYQFYFVSLLHWDFGVSSINGQAISEQLREVFPATMELCLLAFALALFIGIPLGIIAGVLRGKWQDTAISTFALLGFSMPVFWLALLLMLFFSLHLGWLPVSGRFDLLYQVKPITGFALIDAWLSDSPYRNEMIGSALRHMILPIAALAVAPTTEVVRLMRISTDDVLSQNYIKAAATRGLSRFTIIRRHVLHNALPPIIPKLGLQFSTMLTLAMITEVVFSWPGLGRWLINAIRQQDYAAISAGVIVVGTLVITINVLADILGAATNPLKHKEWYALR; encoded by the coding sequence GTGATTATCTTTACCCTGCGCCGCATCCTGCTGCTGCTGATCACGCTGTTTTTCCTGACGCTGGTAAGCTTCAGCCTGAGCTATTTCACGCCGCGCGCGCCGTTGAACGGCGCCGCCCTGCTGGACGCCTATCAGTTCTACTTCGTCAGCCTGCTGCACTGGGACTTCGGCGTTTCCAGCATCAACGGCCAGGCGATCAGCGAACAGCTGCGCGAAGTGTTCCCGGCTACCATGGAACTGTGCCTGCTGGCCTTCGCCCTGGCGCTGTTTATCGGCATTCCGCTGGGCATCATCGCCGGCGTGCTGCGCGGCAAGTGGCAGGACACCGCCATCAGCACCTTCGCGCTGCTGGGCTTCTCAATGCCGGTGTTCTGGCTGGCGCTGCTGCTGATGTTGTTCTTCTCGCTGCATCTGGGCTGGCTGCCGGTTTCCGGCCGTTTCGACCTGCTGTATCAGGTGAAGCCGATCACCGGTTTCGCGCTGATCGACGCCTGGCTGTCGGATTCGCCGTACCGCAACGAGATGATCGGCAGCGCGCTGCGCCACATGATCCTGCCGATCGCCGCGCTGGCGGTGGCGCCCACCACCGAAGTGGTGCGCCTGATGCGCATCAGCACCGACGACGTGCTGAGCCAAAACTACATCAAGGCCGCCGCCACCCGCGGCCTGTCGCGCTTCACCATCATTCGCCGCCACGTGTTGCACAATGCGCTGCCGCCGATCATCCCCAAACTGGGGCTGCAGTTCTCCACCATGCTGACGCTGGCGATGATCACCGAAGTGGTTTTCAGCTGGCCCGGCCTCGGCCGCTGGCTGATCAACGCCATCCGTCAGCAGGACTATGCGGCGATCTCCGCCGGCGTCATAGTGGTCGGCACGCTGGTGATCACCATTAACGTCCTGGCCGACATTCTGGGTGCGGCAACCAACCCGCTGAAACATAAGGAATGGTATGCCCTTCGATAA
- the sapC gene encoding putrescine export ABC transporter permease SapC, producing the protein MPFDNVYREKKMPSPLRYTWRIFYGDALAMIGFYGVIALLLLSLFGSLLAPYALDQQFLGYQLLPPSWSRYGNVSFFLGTDDLGRDILSRLLTGTAATFGSALAVTLAAAFCGVILGVFAGVTHGLRSAVLNHILDTLLSIPSLLLAIVVVAFIGPKLEHAMLAVWLALLPRMVRTIYSAVHDELEKEYVVAARLDGASTLQILWYAVMPNIAAVLVTEFTRALSMAILDIAALGFLDLGAQLPSPEWGAMLGDSLELVYVAPWTVMLPGAAILVSVLLVNLLGDGMRRAINAGVE; encoded by the coding sequence ATGCCCTTCGATAACGTATACCGCGAAAAAAAGATGCCGAGCCCGCTGCGCTACACCTGGCGGATTTTCTACGGCGACGCGCTGGCGATGATCGGTTTTTACGGGGTGATCGCCCTGCTGCTGCTGTCGCTGTTCGGCAGCCTGCTGGCGCCCTACGCGCTGGATCAGCAGTTCCTCGGTTATCAGCTGCTGCCGCCTTCCTGGTCGCGTTACGGCAATGTGTCGTTCTTCCTCGGCACCGACGATCTCGGGCGCGACATCCTCAGCCGCCTGTTGACCGGCACCGCCGCCACCTTCGGCTCGGCGCTGGCGGTGACGCTGGCCGCGGCGTTCTGCGGGGTGATCCTCGGCGTGTTCGCCGGCGTCACTCACGGGCTGCGCTCGGCGGTGCTCAACCACATTCTCGATACCCTGCTGTCTATCCCGTCTCTGCTGTTGGCGATCGTGGTGGTGGCGTTTATCGGCCCCAAACTCGAACACGCCATGCTGGCGGTGTGGCTCGCCTTGTTGCCGCGCATGGTGCGCACCATCTACAGCGCGGTGCACGACGAACTGGAGAAAGAGTACGTGGTGGCGGCGCGGCTCGACGGCGCTTCCACACTGCAAATCCTGTGGTACGCGGTCATGCCGAACATCGCGGCGGTGCTGGTGACCGAATTCACCCGCGCGCTGTCGATGGCCATTCTGGATATCGCCGCGCTCGGCTTTCTCGATCTTGGCGCGCAGCTGCCTTCGCCGGAATGGGGAGCGATGCTCGGCGATTCGCTTGAGCTGGTGTACGTCGCACCCTGGACGGTGATGCTGCCCGGCGCGGCCATCCTCGTCAGCGTGCTGCTGGTCAACCTGTTGGGCGACGGTATGCGCCGCGCAATCAATGCCGGGGTGGAATAA
- the sapD gene encoding putrescine export ABC transporter ATP-binding protein SapD — translation MPLLDIRNLTIEFMTAEGPVKAVDRVSMTLTEGEVRGLVGESGSGKSLIAKAICGVTKDNWRVTADRFRFDDIDLLQLSPRERRRLVGHNVSMIFQEPQSCLDPSESIGRQLAQAIPGWTYKGRWWQRFNWRKRRAIELLHRVGIKDHDDIMGSFPYELTEGECQKVMIAIALANQPRLLIADEPTNAMEPTTQAQIFRLLARLNQNNNTTILLISHDLQMMSKWADRVNVLYCGQTVESAQCEELLAAPHHPYTQALIRAMPDFGRSLPHKSRLNTLPGAIPSLEHLPIGCRLGPRCPYAQKKCIETPRLRPVKNHFFACHFPLNMEEQ, via the coding sequence ATGCCGTTACTCGATATCCGCAATCTGACGATTGAATTTATGACCGCCGAAGGGCCGGTCAAGGCGGTCGACCGCGTCAGCATGACGCTGACCGAGGGCGAGGTGCGCGGCCTGGTGGGCGAATCAGGCTCCGGCAAGAGCCTGATCGCCAAAGCCATCTGCGGCGTGACCAAAGACAACTGGCGCGTCACCGCCGATCGTTTCCGCTTTGACGACATCGACCTGCTGCAGCTGAGCCCGCGCGAACGGCGCAGGCTGGTGGGCCACAACGTGTCGATGATCTTCCAGGAACCGCAGTCCTGTCTCGATCCTTCCGAGAGCATTGGCCGCCAGCTGGCGCAAGCCATCCCAGGGTGGACCTACAAGGGCCGCTGGTGGCAGCGCTTCAACTGGCGCAAACGCCGCGCCATCGAATTGCTGCACCGCGTCGGCATCAAGGATCACGACGACATCATGGGCAGCTTCCCGTACGAGCTGACCGAAGGCGAATGCCAGAAAGTGATGATCGCCATTGCGCTGGCCAACCAGCCGCGTCTGCTGATCGCCGATGAGCCGACCAACGCCATGGAGCCGACCACCCAGGCGCAGATTTTCCGGCTGTTGGCGCGCCTCAATCAGAACAACAACACCACCATTCTGCTGATCAGCCACGACCTGCAAATGATGAGCAAATGGGCCGACCGGGTAAACGTGTTGTACTGCGGGCAAACGGTGGAAAGCGCCCAGTGCGAAGAGCTGTTGGCGGCGCCGCACCACCCGTACACCCAGGCACTGATCCGCGCCATGCCGGACTTCGGCCGCTCGCTGCCGCACAAGAGCCGGTTGAATACGCTGCCGGGCGCCATTCCTTCGTTGGAACACCTGCCGATCGGCTGTCGTCTGGGGCCGCGTTGCCCCTACGCGCAGAAGAAATGTATCGAAACGCCGCGCCTGCGCCCGGTCAAGAACCACTTCTTCGCCTGCCACTTCCCGCTGAACATGGAGGAGCAATAA
- the sapF gene encoding putrescine export ABC transporter ATP-binding protein SapF: protein METLLEVRNLSKTYRYRTGLFRRQHVEAVKSVSFTLREGQTLAVIGENGSGKSTLAKMLSGMVEPTAGELLIDDHPLEFGDYRYRSQRIRMIFQDPSTSLNPRQRIGQLLDAPLRLNTDLEPAEREQRINQTLRQVGMLPDHAYYYPHMLASGQKQRVALARALILQPKVIVADEALASLDMSMRSQIINLMLELQEKHGISYIYVTQHLGMMKHISDQVLVMHEGEIVERGSTAEVLAAPLHELTKRLIASHFGEALTADAWRRDGGRF, encoded by the coding sequence ATGGAAACGCTGTTGGAAGTGCGCAACCTGAGCAAAACCTACCGCTATCGCACTGGGCTGTTCCGCCGCCAGCACGTTGAGGCGGTGAAATCGGTCAGCTTTACCCTGCGCGAAGGCCAGACGCTGGCGGTAATCGGCGAGAACGGCTCCGGCAAATCCACGCTGGCGAAGATGCTCTCCGGCATGGTGGAGCCGACCGCCGGCGAACTGTTGATCGACGATCATCCGCTGGAATTCGGCGACTATCGCTACCGCAGCCAGCGCATTCGCATGATTTTTCAGGATCCGAGCACCTCGCTCAACCCGCGCCAACGCATCGGCCAGCTGCTGGACGCGCCGCTGCGGCTGAACACCGATCTTGAGCCCGCCGAGCGCGAGCAGCGCATCAACCAGACGCTGCGCCAGGTCGGCATGCTGCCGGATCACGCCTACTACTACCCGCACATGCTGGCTTCCGGGCAGAAACAGCGCGTCGCGCTGGCGCGTGCGCTGATCCTGCAGCCTAAAGTGATCGTCGCCGATGAGGCGCTGGCCTCACTGGACATGTCGATGCGCTCGCAAATCATCAACCTGATGCTGGAATTGCAGGAAAAACACGGTATTTCCTATATCTATGTCACCCAGCACCTCGGCATGATGAAACACATCAGCGACCAGGTGCTGGTGATGCACGAAGGGGAAATCGTCGAGCGCGGCAGCACCGCCGAAGTGTTGGCGGCGCCGCTGCACGAGTTGACCAAGCGGCTTATCGCCAGCCACTTCGGCGAAGCGCTGACCGCCGACGCCTGGCGGCGCGACGGCGGCCGTTTCTGA